One window from the genome of Marinobacter sp. es.048 encodes:
- a CDS encoding helix-turn-helix domain-containing protein has protein sequence MTATGPDKERQMLGLFLVPGAYLRVLAETVRQLGYNDRLLYEGLDFSPDDLKSNDSRVFVTDAIIMAKRAVNLAGQDGLSFMLARELRLTIHGTLGFAALTSPTFADALDSVRRYLHLRVPFLGMSQSEAGDQVLVKLCTEFEVPGLYPFLAETVSATLILLTEQLLDRDDAIKRGFALEDRKLTGVTVRLSALEPAWYRQFADQLPVRFEYGQPDEMMVFPRELLNVQMRLADAEASRMARDQCEFELQKALKEQGDIVMAIRNMLRMMPGPLPSLEAMSERFCVSSRTLKRRLADRDTSYREILESVLKDRAIQLLRYTNQSVSEIAYELGYADLSNFSRAFRKWTGKSASEFREGGPDPAPEVGP, from the coding sequence ATGACTGCAACCGGTCCGGACAAAGAACGGCAGATGCTGGGATTGTTCCTGGTGCCGGGCGCTTACCTGCGGGTTCTGGCCGAGACAGTCCGGCAACTGGGCTATAACGACCGGTTACTCTATGAAGGCCTGGATTTCTCCCCGGACGATCTCAAGTCCAACGACAGCCGGGTATTTGTCACCGATGCCATCATCATGGCCAAACGGGCAGTGAACCTGGCCGGTCAGGACGGTCTCAGCTTTATGCTGGCCCGGGAGTTGCGGCTGACAATCCACGGCACCCTGGGCTTCGCGGCCCTCACCAGCCCCACCTTCGCCGATGCCCTGGATTCTGTGCGCCGATACCTGCATCTGCGGGTGCCGTTTCTCGGCATGAGCCAGTCCGAAGCGGGCGATCAGGTGCTGGTAAAACTCTGCACCGAATTCGAAGTGCCCGGCCTCTATCCGTTTCTGGCGGAGACCGTCAGCGCCACCCTGATCCTGCTGACCGAACAGCTCCTGGATCGGGACGACGCCATCAAACGCGGCTTCGCCCTAGAAGATCGCAAACTGACGGGCGTCACCGTTCGCCTGAGCGCGCTGGAGCCGGCCTGGTACCGGCAGTTTGCGGACCAGCTGCCGGTCCGGTTCGAATACGGCCAGCCCGACGAAATGATGGTCTTCCCGAGGGAACTTCTGAATGTGCAGATGCGTCTTGCCGACGCCGAAGCCTCCCGAATGGCCCGCGACCAGTGCGAGTTCGAGCTGCAGAAAGCTTTGAAGGAACAGGGCGACATCGTCATGGCGATCCGGAACATGCTCAGGATGATGCCGGGGCCCTTGCCGTCCCTGGAAGCCATGTCCGAGCGTTTCTGCGTCTCGTCCCGAACCCTGAAACGCCGGCTGGCGGACCGGGATACAAGTTACCGGGAAATCCTCGAATCGGTGCTTAAAGACCGGGCGATCCAGCTGCTCCGGTATACCAATCAATCGGTCAGCGAGATTGCTTACGAGCTGGGGTATGCGGACCTTTCAAACTTCAGCCGGGCTTTCCGGAAGTGGACCGGCAAGTCGGCCAGCGAGTTTCGCGAGGGTGGTCCGGATCCGGCGCCTGAGGTTGGTCCCTGA
- a CDS encoding ExbD/TolR family protein — MSDLVPPPSTSGKTLMERVEESLLPLINLVFLLLMFFIVAGQLTDEPLPELPVTPQAEDRQSPHADMIVSAAGEWKVNGDLLDKESLVARLPKPGEEQPLKIAAAERITMADLETLFRLLEKAGYQDILLLTEPGQ, encoded by the coding sequence ATGAGCGATCTGGTTCCCCCTCCGTCAACCTCCGGCAAGACCTTGATGGAACGCGTGGAAGAGTCGCTTCTGCCGTTGATTAATCTGGTGTTTCTGCTTCTCATGTTTTTCATCGTTGCCGGCCAGTTGACCGACGAACCGCTCCCGGAATTACCCGTCACGCCTCAGGCAGAAGACCGGCAGTCGCCCCATGCGGACATGATTGTCAGTGCGGCGGGCGAATGGAAAGTAAACGGCGACCTGCTCGACAAGGAATCCCTGGTTGCAAGACTGCCGAAGCCCGGCGAAGAGCAACCCCTGAAAATCGCCGCTGCCGAGCGCATCACCATGGCGGATCTGGAGACACTATTCCGCTTGCTGGAAAAGGCCGGGTATCAGGATATTTTGCTGTTGACGGAGCCTGGCCAATGA
- a CDS encoding WS/DGAT/MGAT family O-acyltransferase, which produces MKPLSPTDQLFLWLEKRQQPMHVGGLQLFSFPDDAPDDYVAQLADRLRQYTKVTPPFNQRLDYRFGQPVWVEDEHLDLEHHFRVEALPTPGRVRELLSFVSAEHSHLMDRERPLWEFHLIEGLGERQFAVYIKVHHALVDGVSAMRMVTQMLCQDTGERDMPPIWAMPPRPAREKDDGGPSLWRSIGHLLGESGKQLGTVPTVARELLRTINDARKDPAYSSIFHAPRSILNKKITGSRRFAAQSYELSRIKAVCKTYRTTVNDVVMAMCATALRSYLMNQDALPEKPLIAMVPVSLRKGDSSGGNQVGVILASLHTDVTSPVTRLMQIHEDVKAAKDRYADMSPEEIINYTALTLAPAAFNLLTGMAPKWQTFNVVISNVPGPRETCYWNGATLDGMYPVSIAMDRLALNMTLTSYGDQVEFGLIGCRRTLPSLQRMLDYLEEALVELEAAAGL; this is translated from the coding sequence GTGAAACCTCTCAGCCCTACGGATCAGCTTTTTCTATGGCTGGAAAAGCGGCAGCAGCCCATGCACGTGGGCGGTCTCCAGCTGTTTTCTTTTCCCGACGATGCACCGGATGACTACGTCGCGCAGCTGGCCGACCGGCTCAGGCAGTACACAAAGGTAACACCGCCGTTCAACCAGCGCCTGGATTACCGTTTTGGCCAGCCGGTCTGGGTGGAGGATGAGCATCTGGACCTGGAGCACCATTTCCGGGTCGAAGCACTGCCGACACCCGGGCGGGTCAGGGAACTGTTGTCGTTTGTTTCGGCAGAACATTCCCACCTGATGGACCGCGAGCGTCCGCTGTGGGAATTTCACCTGATTGAAGGGCTGGGGGAGCGGCAGTTTGCCGTGTACATCAAGGTGCACCATGCCCTGGTGGACGGCGTATCAGCCATGCGGATGGTCACCCAGATGCTGTGCCAGGATACCGGCGAACGGGACATGCCGCCGATCTGGGCCATGCCACCCCGCCCGGCCCGTGAAAAGGATGATGGCGGCCCCTCCCTGTGGCGAAGTATCGGCCATCTGCTGGGCGAATCCGGCAAGCAACTGGGCACCGTGCCCACCGTGGCCCGGGAACTGCTGCGAACCATCAACGACGCCCGCAAAGACCCGGCCTATTCTTCTATCTTCCACGCACCCCGCAGCATCCTGAACAAGAAGATCACGGGCTCCCGGCGCTTCGCGGCGCAATCCTACGAGCTCAGCCGGATAAAGGCGGTGTGTAAAACCTACCGAACCACGGTCAATGATGTGGTGATGGCCATGTGCGCTACCGCGCTGCGAAGCTACCTGATGAACCAGGACGCCCTGCCCGAGAAACCGCTGATCGCCATGGTGCCGGTGTCATTGCGCAAGGGTGACAGCTCCGGCGGCAATCAGGTGGGCGTTATCCTCGCATCGCTACACACCGATGTCACCAGCCCGGTCACCCGGCTGATGCAGATCCATGAGGACGTGAAAGCCGCCAAGGACCGCTACGCCGACATGTCCCCGGAGGAAATCATCAACTACACCGCCCTGACCCTGGCGCCGGCGGCCTTTAACCTGCTTACCGGCATGGCACCGAAGTGGCAGACCTTCAACGTGGTGATCTCCAACGTCCCCGGACCGAGAGAAACCTGTTACTGGAACGGCGCCACGCTCGACGGCATGTACCCGGTCTCCATCGCCATGGACCGCCTGGCCCTGAACATGACCCTGACCAGCTACGGTGACCAAGTGGAATTCGGCCTCATCGGCTGCCGCCGCACGCTACCCAGCCTGCAGCGGATGCTCGACTACCTCGAAGAGGCCCTGGTCGAACTGGAGGCCGCTGCCGGTTTGTGA
- a CDS encoding class II glutamine amidotransferase, producing MCELLAMSANTPTDLCFSFTGLTRRGGQTGPHKDGWGVAFYEGKGVRAFHDAGASASSRIAEVVQTHPIKSEVAICHIRQANVGDICLANTHPFMRELWGRYWVFAHNGQLSAFRSNPGFYEPVGTTDSEALFCDILNHLRSDCDRNTPTDDIIDRLVRLSKTYASQGVFNLLLSNGDWLFTYCTTKMASITRRAPFGPARLKDADVTVDFESETTPNDIVSVIVTEPLTTDEKWDVYQPGEWRLWRKGEVVRSGVAEP from the coding sequence ATGTGTGAACTACTGGCCATGAGCGCCAACACCCCCACGGACCTTTGTTTCAGCTTTACCGGCCTGACCCGTCGGGGTGGACAGACCGGCCCGCACAAGGACGGCTGGGGCGTGGCCTTCTACGAAGGCAAGGGCGTACGGGCCTTCCACGACGCCGGTGCCAGCGCCAGTTCCCGAATCGCTGAAGTGGTCCAGACCCATCCGATCAAAAGCGAGGTGGCCATCTGCCATATCCGTCAGGCCAACGTCGGCGACATCTGCCTGGCCAACACCCATCCCTTTATGCGCGAACTCTGGGGCCGCTACTGGGTCTTCGCCCACAACGGCCAGCTCTCCGCCTTCCGTTCAAATCCGGGTTTCTACGAACCGGTTGGCACCACCGACAGCGAAGCCCTGTTCTGCGATATCCTGAATCACTTACGCAGCGACTGTGACCGGAACACCCCGACTGACGACATCATCGATCGGCTCGTACGCCTGTCGAAGACTTACGCCAGCCAGGGCGTGTTCAACCTCTTGCTGAGTAACGGCGACTGGCTCTTCACCTACTGCACCACCAAAATGGCCAGCATCACCCGCCGGGCCCCGTTCGGCCCGGCCCGACTCAAAGATGCGGATGTTACCGTGGATTTCGAATCGGAAACCACGCCCAACGACATAGTCAGTGTGATTGTGACGGAACCGCTGACCACCGATGAAAAATGGGATGTCTACCAGCCGGGCGAATGGCGACTTTGGCGCAAAGGAGAGGTTGTTCGATCCGGCGTCGCTGAGCCGTAG
- a CDS encoding metal-dependent hydrolase: MLSSKTEEKKTAPVTRASNTPDNVTITAQRMGFEFGDQVPRYWVDNSYTISHVMNALSVLFPQGEQFFVDSVRAFRDQISDPKLKEEIRGFIGQEAMHSLEHVAMNQHVRDQGMPVKELEKHLEVVLGITRKLPKRHQLAITCALEHLTAMMADMLLARDDVRQDMDESMRPLWVWHAIEETEHKAVAYDVFQAAGGTYAERTFYLAFSTAALGVMSSYFTSRMMLNDRKNFSLKDTATGLWRLWGVNGTFSSLIPTWLEYFKPGFHPWDHDNSDLIARFKEEIQAHIAPQYKKGNRRTLQ, encoded by the coding sequence ATGCTGAGCAGCAAAACCGAAGAAAAGAAGACGGCTCCGGTTACCCGGGCCTCCAACACACCGGACAACGTCACCATCACCGCCCAGCGCATGGGGTTTGAGTTCGGCGACCAGGTGCCCCGTTACTGGGTCGACAACAGCTACACCATCAGCCACGTCATGAATGCGCTCTCGGTGCTGTTTCCTCAGGGCGAACAGTTCTTCGTGGATTCGGTGAGAGCGTTCCGGGACCAGATCTCCGATCCCAAGCTGAAGGAAGAGATACGCGGATTCATTGGCCAGGAGGCCATGCACTCCCTGGAACACGTCGCCATGAACCAGCATGTTCGTGATCAGGGCATGCCGGTGAAAGAACTGGAAAAACACCTGGAAGTGGTTTTGGGTATCACCAGGAAGCTGCCCAAGCGTCACCAGCTGGCCATTACCTGTGCCCTGGAACATCTGACCGCAATGATGGCCGACATGCTGCTGGCCCGTGACGATGTGCGCCAGGACATGGATGAATCCATGCGCCCGCTGTGGGTCTGGCACGCAATCGAAGAAACCGAGCATAAGGCAGTTGCCTACGACGTTTTCCAGGCAGCGGGCGGCACCTACGCGGAAAGAACCTTTTACCTCGCGTTCAGCACCGCCGCCCTGGGTGTGATGAGCAGCTATTTCACCAGCCGGATGATGCTGAACGACCGCAAGAATTTCTCTTTGAAAGACACGGCCACGGGTCTCTGGCGCCTCTGGGGCGTAAACGGTACCTTCTCGAGCCTGATTCCCACATGGCTGGAGTACTTCAAACCCGGTTTCCACCCCTGGGATCACGACAACAGCGATCTGATTGCCCGTTTCAAAGAGGAAATCCAGGCGCACATTGCACCGCAGTACAAGAAAGGTAATCGCAGGACGCTTCAGTAA
- a CDS encoding efflux RND transporter permease subunit — translation MFAGIIRHGTLVTVIALIVAILGTAAALRIPVQMIPDLEVRTVTVETSWPGATPQDIEKDILIEQERFLRNVPNLSRMTSTASSGAAEIELEFPFGVDITETLIQINNALSQVPDYPRNVDEPRIVAASFSSNAFMYFRVATLKGNPRELDIELMRDFIEDRVRPRMESVPGVSEVTVSGGADRQMQIIVDESALAQRGLSLVDLRNAIVARNQDISGGEIDSGKRRYLLRTVGRFVDVESLEQLVVRRQGDSVVRLGEVARVQQGHSRIRELSFINGQRVIGLQVRRESGSNVIDIKRAMMDEVAAINREVLEPAGLRLGLTADDARYVEASVANVWTNLGIGAAFATLVMFLFLRSGRATFAGVVGIPLCAIAAFIGLLITGRTINVISLAGIAFAIGMTVDNSIVVLENIERHRRLSLDRFESALKGVREVWPAVLASTTTTILVFLPILFIEEEAGQLYSDVAIAISAAILASMLVAITIIPTLCARLDFGRRGVTTDEYGNETSGRWSRAAMGAVRWLVNGTVRRVLVMAATVGFSLWVIFVLTPPAEYLPEGEEPKTFAAMSAPPGYNLQEMEAIARQVEDYFLPHVNADGQAYAAGEASVPPMAYLNMQVTPTRIRIIAETLNPRHIEALMYEITRFYEQFPGMRAFAAKGSIISSNDGGTRSINLDISSPDLVSVYGAANAAYQRAEKIFDNPRIQSQPSTLSLAQPLIQIMPDWDRAAELGLGAEGIGFTVASLTEGSYVDDFFLDDEKIDIYVYGSEGRNPSLDSLPDVMVHTPQGATLPLSSLATIEETVDTSTVRRVDGRRTVTLNVIPPDDVPLEAGVERVRTELLQSMRDSGALPANVNVDISGASDQLNATREALTGNFIIAIAIVYLLLVAIFAHWGFPLLIMTAIPLGVAGGIVGLALMNLVGGLLPIIGLQPLRQPFDMITMLGFLILMGTVVNNPILVVEQARQNLRQKGVTLVQAVTGAVQTRLRPIAMTTLTTICGLSPLVFLPGEGTELYRGVGAIVLFGLLGAAIVTVTFLPSLTIFVLGWRERWQSGSD, via the coding sequence ATGTTTGCCGGCATTATCCGTCACGGCACCCTGGTTACTGTTATTGCCCTGATCGTTGCCATTCTCGGGACGGCCGCCGCGCTCCGGATTCCGGTCCAGATGATTCCGGATCTGGAAGTGCGCACGGTCACGGTGGAAACCAGTTGGCCCGGCGCCACGCCCCAGGACATCGAGAAAGACATATTGATTGAGCAGGAACGGTTCCTGCGCAATGTTCCAAACCTTAGCCGTATGACTTCCACCGCGTCCAGCGGTGCGGCGGAGATTGAGCTGGAGTTCCCGTTCGGGGTGGATATCACCGAGACCCTCATCCAGATCAATAATGCCCTGAGCCAGGTGCCGGATTACCCGAGAAACGTCGATGAGCCACGGATAGTCGCGGCGTCTTTCTCATCCAATGCGTTCATGTATTTCCGTGTCGCTACCCTCAAGGGCAATCCCCGCGAGCTGGATATCGAGCTGATGCGCGATTTCATCGAGGATCGCGTCCGGCCCAGGATGGAGAGCGTGCCGGGGGTTTCCGAGGTTACCGTTAGCGGTGGTGCCGACCGGCAGATGCAGATCATCGTGGACGAATCCGCCCTGGCCCAGCGCGGCCTGAGCCTGGTGGATCTGCGCAACGCAATCGTGGCCCGCAACCAGGACATTTCCGGCGGCGAGATCGATTCCGGCAAGCGTCGGTATCTGTTGCGTACGGTCGGGCGCTTTGTCGACGTTGAATCCCTGGAACAGCTGGTAGTGCGCCGGCAGGGTGACAGCGTGGTGCGCCTGGGCGAGGTGGCCCGGGTTCAGCAGGGCCACTCCCGAATCCGGGAGCTGTCCTTTATCAACGGCCAGCGGGTGATTGGCCTGCAGGTGCGCCGTGAAAGCGGCTCCAACGTCATCGATATCAAACGCGCGATGATGGACGAGGTGGCGGCCATAAACCGCGAGGTGCTGGAACCGGCGGGTTTGAGGCTGGGCCTGACCGCAGACGACGCCCGTTACGTAGAGGCCTCTGTGGCCAATGTCTGGACCAACCTTGGGATCGGCGCGGCCTTCGCAACCCTGGTAATGTTCCTGTTTCTGAGATCCGGCCGGGCCACCTTCGCCGGCGTCGTGGGTATTCCTCTGTGCGCGATTGCGGCGTTTATCGGGCTGCTGATCACCGGCCGCACCATCAATGTGATTTCCCTGGCCGGTATCGCCTTTGCCATCGGTATGACAGTAGATAACAGCATCGTGGTGCTGGAGAATATCGAGCGACACCGTCGTTTGAGCCTGGACCGGTTTGAATCGGCCCTCAAGGGCGTGCGGGAAGTCTGGCCGGCGGTGCTGGCGTCCACCACCACAACCATCCTGGTGTTCCTGCCGATCCTGTTCATCGAGGAAGAGGCGGGCCAGCTGTATTCCGACGTGGCGATAGCCATCTCCGCCGCCATCCTCGCCTCCATGCTGGTGGCGATCACCATCATTCCCACCCTCTGCGCCCGGCTGGATTTTGGTCGGCGGGGCGTGACCACCGATGAGTACGGCAACGAAACCTCGGGCCGCTGGAGCCGGGCCGCCATGGGGGCGGTGCGATGGCTGGTGAATGGCACGGTGCGACGGGTTCTGGTGATGGCTGCTACCGTGGGCTTCAGCCTGTGGGTGATTTTTGTTCTGACCCCGCCCGCGGAATACCTGCCTGAGGGCGAGGAGCCCAAGACCTTTGCAGCCATGTCGGCGCCGCCGGGTTACAACCTGCAAGAGATGGAAGCCATTGCCCGCCAGGTGGAAGACTATTTTCTGCCCCACGTGAACGCGGACGGCCAGGCCTACGCTGCTGGCGAAGCCAGCGTGCCGCCCATGGCCTATCTCAACATGCAGGTGACGCCCACCCGGATCCGGATCATCGCCGAAACCCTGAACCCGAGGCACATCGAAGCACTGATGTACGAGATTACCCGGTTTTATGAACAGTTCCCGGGTATGCGCGCCTTCGCCGCCAAAGGCTCCATCATCTCCAGCAACGACGGCGGCACCCGCAGTATCAATCTGGACATCTCAAGCCCGGACCTGGTTTCGGTCTACGGCGCTGCGAACGCAGCCTATCAGCGGGCCGAGAAAATCTTCGACAATCCCCGCATCCAGAGTCAGCCTTCCACGCTGTCCCTGGCGCAACCGCTGATCCAGATCATGCCCGACTGGGATCGCGCGGCGGAGCTGGGTCTGGGTGCAGAGGGCATTGGCTTCACCGTGGCCTCCCTGACCGAGGGCAGCTACGTCGATGATTTCTTCCTGGACGACGAGAAGATCGATATCTACGTCTATGGCAGCGAGGGTCGCAACCCGTCACTGGACAGCCTGCCGGATGTCATGGTCCACACGCCTCAGGGCGCTACCTTGCCCCTGTCCAGCCTGGCCACCATCGAGGAAACCGTCGATACCAGTACGGTCCGCCGGGTGGACGGTCGCCGCACCGTCACCCTGAACGTGATCCCCCCCGATGACGTGCCCCTGGAAGCCGGTGTAGAGAGGGTTCGTACAGAACTACTGCAGTCCATGCGGGACAGCGGCGCGTTGCCCGCCAATGTGAACGTGGATATCTCCGGTGCCAGCGACCAGCTGAACGCCACGCGGGAGGCGCTGACCGGCAATTTCATTATTGCCATCGCCATTGTTTACCTGCTGCTGGTGGCCATCTTCGCGCACTGGGGCTTCCCGTTGCTGATCATGACCGCCATCCCCCTGGGCGTGGCGGGCGGCATCGTGGGCCTGGCGCTGATGAACCTCGTGGGTGGCCTGCTGCCCATAATCGGCCTCCAGCCACTGCGACAACCCTTCGACATGATTACCATGCTGGGCTTTCTGATCCTGATGGGCACCGTGGTTAACAACCCGATCCTCGTGGTGGAGCAGGCCCGGCAGAACCTGCGCCAGAAGGGCGTTACCCTAGTGCAGGCCGTCACCGGCGCCGTCCAGACCCGCCTGCGCCCCATAGCCATGACTACCCTGACCACCATCTGCGGCCTGTCGCCCCTGGTATTCCTGCCCGGCGAAGGCACCGAGCTCTATCGGGGCGTAGGCGCCATCGTACTCTTCGGCCTGCTGGGGGCAGCGATCGTAACCGTGACCTTCCTGCCGTCACTGACCATCTTTGTACTGGGTTGGCGGGAGCGTTGGCAGTCAGGCAGCGATTGA
- a CDS encoding energy transducer TonB: MMPQQPPFRWALLLLATVLTFVALAIVSPEETVELNTLGESAVNTAPAIRIKLAGEPTSKPDATEKPEPKPEPEPEPEPKPEPEPEPEPEPEPVTEPTPEPEVSEVETPSGDPAETATEEQSQAIVPLQNAGVRSEVDNYLSKLGRHLARYYEYPRRARRLGQEGKPVIVFEFQRDGSLVAHSLRTSSGHQLLDESALAMLEQAAPLPSVPEEIAGQKFRYALPVRFSLR, encoded by the coding sequence ATGATGCCGCAACAGCCGCCCTTCCGGTGGGCACTACTGCTGCTCGCAACGGTGTTGACCTTCGTCGCTCTGGCGATCGTCTCTCCCGAAGAGACGGTGGAGCTCAACACCCTGGGCGAATCCGCGGTCAACACAGCGCCGGCCATCCGAATCAAGCTGGCCGGCGAACCCACGTCGAAACCCGACGCTACGGAAAAACCAGAGCCAAAACCGGAACCGGAACCTGAACCTGAGCCAAAACCGGAACCCGAGCCTGAGCCCGAACCGGAACCCGAGCCGGTAACGGAACCAACGCCCGAGCCAGAGGTCTCCGAAGTGGAAACACCGAGCGGCGATCCGGCAGAGACAGCAACAGAGGAGCAATCACAGGCGATCGTTCCACTGCAGAACGCTGGTGTCAGATCAGAAGTGGATAATTACCTGTCCAAACTCGGTCGGCATCTTGCCCGATATTATGAATATCCCCGCAGGGCGAGGCGCCTTGGCCAGGAGGGCAAACCAGTGATTGTGTTCGAGTTTCAAAGGGACGGATCCCTGGTGGCCCACAGCCTGAGAACCAGCTCCGGACACCAGCTACTGGACGAGTCAGCGCTGGCCATGCTGGAGCAGGCGGCGCCCCTGCCATCAGTACCAGAAGAGATTGCAGGGCAGAAATTCCGCTACGCGCTGCCCGTCCGCTTCAGCCTTCGCTGA
- a CDS encoding efflux RND transporter periplasmic adaptor subunit, with translation MATTVKSLPGLVLFVCSLFPVLTAAQELPGVQLETVSSEDIVQEVTLNGTVKALRVSGISTAVAGLLDEVRVETGDRVSRGDVLVALDDEMVTWELAAARAEAEEARSRLEEARRRLREARSVGAGRNIAATEVSARESEVAASEATLARLEAARQQVEVMAGRHRVTAPFDGVVSERFRDLGEWVTPGDRLLTLVDTENLRLDFQVPQAFFKRIDDNSRLLVQDGQALNRAAVDVLVPVNDPRSRTFLLRAIKPESVKLLPGMSVQAVLRVTTGEQGLTVSRDAINRYPEGRTTVWIAQAADEETWTVQEKRVRLGTGFEGRVEVTSGLEADQRVVVRGNESLSEGISVRIAERESR, from the coding sequence GTGGCTACCACAGTGAAGAGCCTGCCGGGTCTTGTTTTGTTTGTGTGCAGCCTGTTTCCGGTGCTCACCGCTGCCCAGGAGCTGCCGGGGGTCCAGTTAGAAACCGTATCCTCAGAAGATATCGTTCAGGAAGTGACTCTGAATGGAACCGTAAAAGCACTCCGGGTATCCGGCATATCGACGGCGGTAGCCGGCCTGTTGGATGAGGTTCGGGTGGAAACCGGTGATCGTGTCTCTCGGGGTGATGTGCTGGTGGCGCTGGATGATGAAATGGTGACCTGGGAGCTGGCGGCCGCAAGGGCCGAGGCGGAAGAGGCACGTAGTCGCCTGGAGGAAGCCCGGCGGCGGCTGCGCGAGGCCAGGTCGGTGGGTGCAGGGCGTAATATTGCAGCAACGGAGGTCAGTGCCCGGGAGAGTGAAGTTGCAGCCAGCGAAGCGACCCTGGCCCGCCTGGAAGCTGCCCGGCAGCAGGTTGAAGTCATGGCTGGCCGTCACCGTGTTACCGCGCCCTTCGATGGTGTGGTTAGCGAGCGCTTTCGGGATCTCGGTGAATGGGTAACCCCGGGTGACCGGCTGTTGACCCTGGTCGATACCGAAAACCTGCGCCTGGATTTCCAGGTGCCTCAGGCCTTTTTCAAGCGCATCGACGACAACAGCCGGCTGCTGGTTCAGGACGGGCAGGCACTGAACAGAGCTGCTGTAGATGTTCTGGTACCGGTCAACGACCCCCGGTCCCGAACGTTTCTTCTCCGCGCCATCAAGCCCGAATCCGTGAAGCTGCTTCCCGGGATGTCGGTACAGGCGGTCCTTCGGGTCACCACAGGTGAGCAGGGGCTGACGGTTTCCCGAGATGCTATCAACCGTTACCCCGAAGGACGGACCACGGTATGGATCGCTCAGGCGGCGGATGAAGAGACCTGGACTGTTCAGGAGAAGCGGGTGCGTCTCGGCACCGGTTTTGAGGGGCGGGTAGAGGTCACCAGTGGTCTTGAGGCGGATCAGAGGGTGGTGGTTCGTGGCAACGAATCCCTGAGCGAGGGGATCAGCGTTCGCATTGCCGAACGGGAGAGCCGCTGA
- a CDS encoding NINE protein, translating to MTDRPDTHSKLIGYLLWIFGFLGSHRFYYGKPVTGTIWFFTLGLLFIGWIIDLFLIPAMDREADLRFREGEVSYNIGWILLTFLGVFGIHRMYMGKWITGIIYLFTGGLFLIGVLYDFWTLNNQISIRNEERRFG from the coding sequence ATGACAGATCGCCCAGACACCCACAGCAAACTGATCGGCTACCTGCTCTGGATCTTCGGATTCCTGGGCTCGCACCGGTTTTACTACGGCAAACCCGTTACCGGCACCATCTGGTTCTTTACTCTGGGGCTGCTGTTTATCGGCTGGATTATCGACCTGTTCCTGATCCCGGCCATGGACCGGGAGGCGGATCTGCGGTTCCGGGAAGGCGAAGTCAGCTACAACATCGGCTGGATCCTGCTGACCTTCCTCGGTGTGTTCGGTATTCACCGGATGTACATGGGCAAGTGGATCACCGGCATCATCTACCTGTTTACCGGCGGCCTGTTCCTGATCGGTGTGCTGTATGACTTCTGGACCCTGAATAACCAGATCTCCATCCGCAACGAGGAGCGTCGCTTCGGCTGA